A window from Triticum aestivum cultivar Chinese Spring chromosome 6D, IWGSC CS RefSeq v2.1, whole genome shotgun sequence encodes these proteins:
- the LOC123144300 gene encoding gallate 1-beta-glucosyltransferase 84A23, producing MGEEAPAAVTAAATSPAPHLLLICFPGQGHVNPMLRLAKRFAAKGLLVTFSSTSYVGGKITASSGVEAGGDGVPLGRGRIRFEFLDDDFDGNDLDDLMRHLETTGPVVFAELLRRQEEAGRPVTCVVGNPFLPWAIDVAHDAGIPTAVLWVQSCAVFSLYYHHVHGLVEFPPEDDLDARVNLPGLPALSVADVPSFLLPSNPYKLLTDAILKQFRTIHKASWVFVNSFYELEPDVVDALPGISPPPPPLIPVGPLVELEEEGAVRGDMIKAADDCVGWLDAQAPRSVVYASLGSVVVLSAEELAEMAHGLASTGRPFLWVVRPDCSAMLPEGYLDSVAGRGMVVPWSPQDLVLAHPSTACFLTHCGWNSTLETLAAGLPVVAFPQWGDQCTDAKYLVEEFKMGVRIGTPLRRDSVRDAVEDVVAGPDAGAMLEKARAWCAAARTAVAAGGSSDRHVQAFVDQVVAGTIGARADKDIVAAEQQGFDSSSLRGN from the coding sequence ATGGGCGAGGAGGCCCCGGCCGCGGTCACCGCGGCGGCGACGTCGCCGGCGCCCCACTTGCTCCTCATATGCTTCCCGGGGCAGGGCCACGTCAACCCCATGCTCCGCCTCGCCAAGCGCTTCGCGGCCAAGGGCCTCCTGGTCACCTTCTCCTCGACCTCCTACGTTGGAGGCAAGATCACGGCCTCCTCCGGGGTGGAGGCTGGCGGCGACGGCGTGCCGCTCGGCCGCGGCCGCATCCGGTTCGAGTTCTTGGACGACGATTTCGACGGGAATGACCTCGACGACCTGATGAGGCACCTGGAGACGACTGGCCCCGTGGTGTTCGCGGAGCTGCTGAGGCGccaggaggaggcggggcggcctGTGACGTGCGTCGTCGGGAACCCGTTCCTCCCGTGGGCGATCGACGTCGCCCACGACGCCGGCATCCCCACGGCAGTGCTGTGGGTGCAGTCGTGCGCGGTGTTCTCGCTCTACTACCACCACGTGCACGGGCTCGTGGAGTTCCCGCCCGAGGACGACCTCGACGCCCGGGTCAACCTCCCGGGCCTCCCGGCGCTGTCCGTCGCCGACGTGCCGTCGTTCCTGCTGCCGTCCAACCCCTACAAGCTCCTCACCGATGCGATACTGAAGCAGTTCCGCACCATCCACAAGGCGTCGTGGGTGTTCGTCAACTCCTTCTACGAGCTGGAGCCCGACGTGGTGGACGCGCTCCCgggcatctcgccgccgccgccgccgctcatccCCGTGGGCCCGCTCGTCGAGCTGGAGGAGGAGGGCGCCGTGCGCGGCGACATGATCAAGGCGGCGGACGACTGCGTGGGGTGGCTGGACGCGCAGGCGCCGCGCTCCGTCGTGTACGCGTCGCTCGGCAGCGTCGTGGTGCTGTCCGCCGAGGAGCTGGCCGAGATGGCGCACGGGCTCGCGTCCACCGGCCGCCCCTTCCTGTGGGTGGTTCGGCCGGACTGCAGCGCGATGCTCCCGGAGGGGTACCTGGACTCCGTCGCCGGGCGCGGCATGGTGGTGCCGTGGAGCCCGCAGGACCTGGTGCTCGCGCACCCGTCCACGGCGTGCTTCCTCACGCACTGCGGCTGGAACTCCACGCTGGAGACGCTCGCGGCGGGGCTTCCCGTGGTGGCGTTCCCGCAGTGGGGCGACCAGTGCACGGACGCCAAGTACCTCGTGGAGGAGTTCAAGATGGGGGTGCGCATCGGCACGCCGCTGCGGAGGGACTCCGTGCGCGACGCCGTGGAGGACGTCGTGGCCGGGCCGGACGCCGGCGCGATGCTCGAGAAGGCCAGAGCGTGGTGcgcggcggcgaggacggcggtggCGGCCGGCGGGTCGTCGGACCGCCACGTACAGGCGTTTGTTGACCAGGTTGTGGCGGGAACCATTGGCGCACGAGCAGATAAGGACATTGTGGCTGCGGAGCAGCAAGGTTTCGATTCATCTTCTCTACGTGGAAACTAA